A window of the Deinococcus gobiensis I-0 genome harbors these coding sequences:
- the secG gene encoding preprotein translocase subunit SecG, whose protein sequence is MILTIFLVLFALVCVGLVFFVLLQVPRQAGLSASMASGGSLLGGRGVEGGLVRLTSVAGALFMLLAFLIGFVSR, encoded by the coding sequence GTGATCCTGACGATTTTTCTGGTGCTGTTCGCCCTGGTGTGCGTGGGGCTGGTCTTCTTCGTGCTGCTTCAGGTGCCCCGGCAGGCGGGACTGTCGGCCAGCATGGCGTCCGGCGGCTCGCTGCTCGGCGGGCGCGGCGTCGAGGGGGGCCTGGTCCGCCTGACGAGCGTGGCGGGGGCGCTGTTCATGCTCCTGGCCTTCCTCATCGGCTTCGTCTCACGCTGA
- a CDS encoding LON peptidase substrate-binding domain-containing protein, with product MSVPLFPLPNIVLFPGQRLPLYIFEPRYRELLRRVQETGEPFGVVRILRPGAAQGETLTGRVSLVGTLAHLRWAETHEDGTSSVEVEGGERFRVRAFDTSHSYLAADLDLWPLEGRLADLHGMSGQSARLLAGLMRVYPQEAELIRQHAPQGALLLASYAAALLPLSPEQRMRALEAPTLLARIAELLATLPPVPDLN from the coding sequence ATGTCCGTTCCACTGTTTCCACTGCCCAACATCGTCCTGTTTCCCGGTCAGCGTCTGCCGCTCTATATCTTCGAGCCGCGCTACCGGGAGCTGCTCCGGCGTGTGCAGGAAACGGGTGAGCCGTTCGGGGTGGTGCGCATCCTGCGGCCCGGCGCCGCGCAGGGCGAGACCCTGACGGGCCGGGTGTCGCTCGTGGGCACCCTTGCCCATCTGCGCTGGGCCGAGACGCACGAGGACGGCACGAGTTCGGTGGAGGTCGAGGGGGGTGAGCGCTTCCGTGTGCGGGCCTTCGACACCTCCCACAGTTATCTCGCGGCCGACCTCGACCTGTGGCCGCTGGAAGGGCGGCTGGCCGACCTGCACGGAATGTCCGGCCAGAGTGCGCGCCTGCTCGCCGGACTGATGCGCGTGTACCCTCAGGAAGCCGAACTGATCCGCCAACATGCGCCGCAGGGCGCCCTGCTGCTGGCGAGCTACGCGGCGGCGCTGCTGCCCCTGAGTCCGGAGCAGCGGATGCGGGCGCTGGAGGCCCCCACGCTGCTGGCCCGCATCGCCGAACTCCTGGCGACCCTGCCGCCGGTCCCCGACCTGAACTGA
- the trmD gene encoding tRNA (guanosine(37)-N1)-methyltransferase TrmD, whose amino-acid sequence MLTFSFLTLFPELLAPFASEAIVGKARARGLVDVNLVQMREFSENRHLKVDDTPYGGGAGMVIRVDVAARALESLAADAGRPPPDEVILFSPAGERFTQAVAEELAGKSHLAFLCGRYEGFDARTEGLVTRELSIGDFVMMGGEAAAACVLEAVARLVPGVLGDEASHQADSFSSGLLDYPEYTRPPEWRGQEVPEVLRGGNHAAVAAWRREQALARTLARRPDLLPSAGLTTQDSAVLLTLGASADDLRAWKAPDPPAPRRPRRTARSGSGEAG is encoded by the coding sequence ATGCTCACCTTCTCCTTCCTGACCCTGTTTCCCGAACTGCTCGCGCCCTTCGCCTCCGAGGCCATCGTGGGCAAGGCGCGCGCGCGCGGGCTGGTGGACGTGAACCTCGTGCAGATGCGCGAGTTCTCGGAGAACCGGCACCTCAAGGTGGACGACACGCCCTACGGCGGCGGTGCGGGCATGGTGATCCGGGTGGACGTGGCCGCGCGGGCACTGGAATCGCTCGCGGCCGATGCGGGTCGCCCGCCCCCCGACGAGGTCATCCTGTTCAGCCCGGCGGGCGAGCGCTTTACGCAGGCGGTGGCCGAGGAGCTGGCGGGCAAGTCGCACCTCGCCTTCTTGTGTGGGCGCTACGAAGGCTTCGACGCGCGCACCGAGGGCCTCGTCACCCGCGAACTGAGCATCGGAGACTTCGTGATGATGGGCGGCGAGGCGGCGGCGGCCTGCGTCCTGGAGGCCGTCGCGCGCCTCGTGCCGGGGGTGCTGGGCGACGAGGCCTCGCATCAGGCCGACTCCTTTTCCAGCGGCCTGCTCGACTACCCCGAGTACACCCGCCCGCCCGAGTGGCGTGGCCAGGAGGTGCCCGAGGTGTTGCGCGGCGGCAACCATGCGGCGGTCGCGGCGTGGCGGCGCGAGCAGGCCCTGGCCCGGACGCTGGCGCGTCGGCCCGATCTGCTGCCTTCCGCCGGACTGACCACCCAGGACAGCGCCGTCCTCCTGACCCTGGGCGCGTCGGCCGACGACCTGCGGGCCTGGAAGGCCCCCGATCCTCCGGCCCCCAGGCGGCCCCGCCGTACGGCCCGGTCCGGTTCCGGCGAAGCGGGCTGA
- the rimM gene encoding ribosome maturation factor RimM (Essential for efficient processing of 16S rRNA), with protein MSRPGSRPPGEGPADSTRLGHLLGPHGVQGGVKLYVLGDPEQVMDLGRVYVAGRGWLRLRRTEALAPGVVLHLAGVTTREEAEVLRGAEVYAADAELPALEEGSYYYHDLRGLPLLGSGGEVLGEVRDVFDGGHQDLLVVAHPGGEAFLPLQAPYVVIESGAGRPARVRLAEDAPEGLLGDAEEDAPAPEREG; from the coding sequence GTGAGCCGCCCCGGTTCCCGCCCGCCCGGCGAAGGCCCGGCCGACAGCACCCGCCTGGGCCATCTGCTGGGGCCGCACGGCGTGCAGGGCGGCGTCAAGCTGTACGTGCTGGGCGACCCCGAGCAGGTCATGGACCTGGGTCGGGTCTACGTCGCCGGGCGCGGCTGGCTGCGGCTGCGGCGCACCGAGGCGCTGGCTCCCGGCGTGGTGCTGCACCTCGCGGGCGTCACGACCCGTGAGGAGGCCGAGGTGCTGCGCGGCGCCGAGGTCTATGCCGCCGACGCCGAACTCCCTGCGCTGGAGGAGGGCAGCTACTACTACCACGACCTGCGTGGCCTGCCCCTGCTGGGCAGCGGCGGCGAGGTTCTGGGGGAGGTCCGCGACGTGTTCGACGGCGGGCACCAGGACCTGCTGGTCGTGGCCCACCCCGGCGGCGAGGCCTTCTTGCCCCTTCAGGCGCCGTATGTCGTGATCGAAAGCGGGGCGGGGCGGCCCGCCCGCGTGCGGCTGGCCGAGGATGCGCCGGAGGGCCTGCTGGGCGACGCCGAAGAAGACGCGCCCGCCCCGGAGCGGGAGGGCTGA
- a CDS encoding KH domain-containing protein has protein sequence MKSDPAELTLFLAQCVVDQPSLVRVSRRGPTVIVRVGPGEEGRLIGRQGRVIQAIRTLVRSASDPRERLNVDLDAPRKA, from the coding sequence ATGAAAAGCGATCCGGCCGAATTGACCCTCTTTCTGGCGCAGTGCGTGGTGGACCAGCCCTCGCTCGTGCGCGTGAGCCGGCGTGGCCCGACGGTCATCGTGCGGGTCGGCCCCGGCGAGGAAGGCCGACTGATCGGCCGCCAGGGCCGCGTGATCCAGGCGATCCGTACCCTGGTGCGCAGCGCCTCCGACCCCCGCGAGCGGCTGAACGTGGACCTCGACGCGCCGCGCAAGGCGTGA
- the truD gene encoding tRNA pseudouridine(13) synthase TruD, whose protein sequence is MSLVFNWAALGQRSEGPGTGGTLRREPQDFRVEEVPAYPFSGEGPHLYLHVEKTGHTTAHVVRELCTQLGVRDRDVGVAGLKDRHAVTTQWLSVPAKHESRLGQFTLDGVRILETTRHGNKLGMGHLRGNRFVVRVRDAAGQAPAAEATLRTLVGGGVPNYFGPQRFGLGGLNAEEGLRVLRGESALRDPRVRRFLTSSVQSAVFNAALSLRLERGIFAAVLAGDMAKKHATGGVFLVEDAAAESVRAAAGEISATGTLFGRKARPLTLDAGALEAEALAAFGLTPAAFGSRLGDRRFTRVFPEDAGIEATEDGFVAAFTLPKGSFATSVLREIMKSDVDFAALEGAPDGLTGAQDAAGGGADTDQEET, encoded by the coding sequence GTGAGTTTAGTGTTCAACTGGGCCGCCCTCGGGCAGCGGAGCGAGGGACCGGGAACCGGCGGCACGCTGCGCCGTGAACCGCAGGACTTCCGGGTCGAGGAAGTGCCGGCCTACCCCTTCTCGGGCGAGGGACCGCACCTCTACCTGCATGTCGAGAAGACCGGCCACACCACCGCCCACGTCGTGCGCGAGCTGTGCACCCAGCTCGGCGTGCGCGACCGCGACGTGGGGGTCGCGGGCCTCAAGGACCGGCACGCGGTCACGACCCAGTGGCTGAGCGTGCCCGCCAAGCACGAGTCGCGGCTGGGCCAGTTCACGCTGGACGGTGTCAGGATTCTGGAGACCACCCGGCACGGCAACAAGCTGGGCATGGGGCACCTGCGCGGCAACCGCTTCGTGGTGCGGGTCCGGGACGCGGCCGGGCAGGCCCCGGCGGCCGAGGCCACCCTGCGCACCCTGGTGGGGGGCGGCGTGCCGAACTACTTCGGGCCGCAGCGCTTCGGACTGGGCGGCCTGAACGCCGAGGAGGGTCTGCGCGTGCTGCGCGGCGAATCCGCGCTGCGTGACCCGCGCGTGCGCCGCTTCCTGACGAGCAGTGTGCAGAGCGCGGTCTTCAATGCGGCCCTGAGCCTGCGCCTGGAACGCGGCATCTTCGCGGCGGTGCTGGCCGGCGACATGGCGAAGAAGCACGCGACCGGCGGGGTCTTCCTGGTCGAGGACGCGGCGGCCGAGTCCGTGCGCGCCGCCGCCGGCGAGATCAGCGCGACGGGCACGCTCTTCGGGCGCAAGGCGCGGCCCCTGACCCTGGACGCGGGCGCGCTGGAGGCCGAGGCCCTGGCGGCCTTCGGGCTGACCCCGGCGGCCTTCGGGTCACGGCTGGGCGACCGCCGCTTCACGCGGGTCTTTCCAGAGGACGCGGGGATCGAGGCCACCGAAGACGGCTTCGTGGCCGCCTTCACGCTGCCCAAGGGCAGTTTCGCGACCAGTGTGCTGCGCGAGATCATGAAGTCGGACGTGGATTTCGCGGCGCTGGAAGGCGCCCCGGACGGCCTGACCGGGGCGCAGGACGCGGCGGGAGGCGGGGCCGACACCGATCAGGAGGAGACATGA
- a CDS encoding DUF3293 domain-containing protein codes for MKAARQAELRRLFLATSYGTPRERFGLGPARAGSAPPGWATRGAAWAIVTAWNPGGWQGDRARNEAAQRDLELLVRRSGCPVLDGVNGEGEWAEPSLIVLGASQEQARDWAASFGQAAALWGQGARAALVWSHAAHPAPEDQAWTFPLRPEPDGPDGV; via the coding sequence GTGAAGGCCGCGCGGCAGGCCGAGCTGCGCCGCCTGTTCCTGGCGACCAGCTACGGCACGCCCCGGGAACGCTTCGGGCTGGGGCCGGCGCGGGCAGGCAGCGCGCCGCCGGGCTGGGCCACGCGCGGCGCGGCTTGGGCCATCGTGACCGCCTGGAATCCGGGAGGGTGGCAGGGGGACCGCGCCCGCAACGAGGCCGCGCAGCGTGACCTCGAACTCCTCGTACGCCGGTCGGGCTGCCCGGTGCTGGACGGGGTCAACGGCGAGGGCGAATGGGCCGAGCCGAGCCTGATCGTCCTGGGGGCTTCGCAGGAGCAGGCCCGCGACTGGGCGGCCAGCTTCGGGCAGGCGGCGGCCCTGTGGGGCCAGGGCGCGCGCGCGGCGCTGGTCTGGTCCCACGCGGCGCACCCGGCCCCGGAAGACCAGGCCTGGACCTTTCCCCTGCGGCCGGAACCGGACGGCCCGGACGGGGTATAG
- a CDS encoding helix-turn-helix domain-containing protein: MTFDAPPTPPAPDAISPLGVLPPPGPNCVHLPLHVTPQELARYAVGLANARGGTVLVGVDMLEGGAGRAGARHSDAGELHPLMVTHAIFELSGGRLTVNVQHHRLPGGARVLAVFVPQAPYVLAAPDGAVIAWDGAHLVPVTPAESEPVADQDYTAVVPPDASLADLDPAEVARLRSLGRRQGAANLPDLDFLRELGLLVPSGGALRPTLAGILLAGTPAALRAHVPQSEVCFYHHATADVEFQFREDLLRPIPALLTRLAELIQARNRFTPVQVGLFRIEVWDQDEAVYREALLNALTHRDYTLRDVVHVHHYPDRLEIMNPGGLTGGITPGNILRHQPKRRNPLLAEVLARLGLVERAGVGVDKMFSLMLRHGKEPPEFLTYPDAVTLSLHSPGFDAEFVRFVARKQEEMQTLSLDMLIVLSLLAREGEATRAHLARALQLPEDRTPRLLRSMEEHGLIARAAPGRGIAYQLTAEVCAALGKTPLGQPGPAQPAPVQPVPAQPPVSSPPAVPAPDPAPTPRPRSAKATPDKTRRPAPAPDPSALTTAEIRAVALTLARERGQVRNAELRETCGLKTQQAWRVLRRLVQDGLLVKRGNGTRDAYYELG; encoded by the coding sequence GTGACGTTTGACGCCCCCCCCACGCCCCCTGCCCCGGACGCGATCTCGCCGCTGGGTGTCCTGCCTCCGCCGGGGCCGAACTGCGTGCACCTGCCCCTGCACGTGACCCCGCAGGAACTGGCCCGCTACGCGGTCGGGCTGGCGAACGCGCGCGGCGGTACGGTGCTCGTGGGCGTGGACATGCTGGAGGGCGGCGCGGGCCGGGCGGGCGCGCGCCACAGCGACGCGGGCGAGCTGCACCCCCTGATGGTCACGCACGCCATCTTCGAGCTGTCGGGGGGCCGCCTGACCGTGAACGTGCAGCACCACCGCCTGCCGGGCGGCGCGCGGGTACTGGCCGTGTTCGTGCCGCAGGCCCCCTACGTGCTGGCCGCCCCCGACGGCGCGGTCATCGCCTGGGACGGCGCGCACCTCGTGCCGGTCACGCCCGCCGAGAGCGAGCCGGTGGCCGACCAGGACTACACGGCGGTCGTGCCGCCCGACGCCTCGCTGGCCGACCTCGACCCGGCCGAGGTGGCGCGGCTGCGCTCGCTGGGGCGGCGTCAGGGCGCGGCGAACCTGCCGGACCTCGACTTCCTGCGTGAACTGGGGCTGCTCGTGCCCAGCGGCGGAGCGCTGCGGCCCACGCTGGCGGGCATTCTGCTGGCGGGCACCCCGGCGGCGTTGCGGGCACATGTGCCGCAGTCGGAGGTCTGCTTTTACCACCACGCGACCGCCGACGTGGAGTTCCAGTTCCGGGAAGACCTGCTGCGGCCCATTCCGGCGCTCCTCACGCGGCTGGCCGAGCTGATCCAGGCGCGCAACCGCTTCACCCCCGTGCAGGTGGGCCTGTTCCGTATCGAGGTCTGGGACCAGGACGAGGCGGTGTACCGCGAGGCGCTGCTCAACGCGCTCACCCACCGCGACTACACGCTGCGCGACGTGGTGCATGTCCACCACTATCCCGACCGGCTGGAGATCATGAATCCGGGCGGCCTGACGGGCGGCATCACGCCGGGCAACATCCTGCGCCACCAGCCCAAACGCCGAAATCCCCTGCTGGCCGAGGTCCTGGCCCGCCTGGGGCTGGTCGAGCGCGCGGGGGTCGGCGTGGACAAGATGTTCAGCCTGATGCTGCGCCACGGCAAGGAACCGCCCGAGTTCCTGACCTACCCCGACGCCGTGACCCTGAGCCTGCACAGCCCCGGCTTCGACGCCGAGTTCGTGCGCTTCGTGGCGCGCAAGCAAGAAGAGATGCAGACCCTGTCGCTGGACATGCTGATCGTGCTGAGCCTACTGGCCCGCGAGGGCGAGGCGACCCGCGCCCACCTCGCGCGCGCCCTGCAACTGCCCGAGGACCGCACGCCCCGGCTGCTGCGCAGCATGGAGGAGCACGGCCTGATCGCCCGCGCCGCCCCCGGGCGCGGCATCGCCTACCAGCTCACGGCGGAGGTCTGCGCGGCCCTGGGCAAGACGCCGCTGGGTCAGCCGGGCCCCGCCCAGCCGGCTCCGGTTCAGCCTGTTCCGGCGCAGCCCCCGGTGTCCTCGCCCCCCGCCGTCCCGGCACCGGACCCGGCCCCCACCCCGCGCCCCCGGTCCGCGAAGGCCACCCCGGACAAGACCCGCCGACCGGCCCCCGCGCCCGATCCCTCGGCGCTGACGACCGCCGAAATCCGGGCCGTCGCCCTGACCCTGGCGCGTGAGCGCGGACAGGTGCGCAACGCCGAGCTGCGCGAGACCTGCGGCCTGAAGACCCAGCAGGCCTGGCGCGTCCTGCGGAGGCTGGTGCAGGACGGCCTGCTCGTCAAGCGCGGCAATGGCACGCGTGATGCCTATTACGAACTGGGCTGA
- the pyrF gene encoding orotidine-5'-phosphate decarboxylase — MTFAQAVTDRTRRLQTRLCVGLDPRLSEYRDLDALRSHTLDVLEATAPFAACVKPQLAFFEALGLPGFTLLEEVCAQARTLGLPVLLDGKRGDIGTTAAAYAQGWLAGAHAGDALTVNPFLGFATLTPFVEAARANAGAVFVLVKTSNPGQDDLQGEGISERVAAEIARLNAQEAGDGYASVGAVVGATHPGDLARFRAAMPRALLLLPGLGAQGARAADLAPAFHSDGTGALASASRAVQYAAGLDVVAGREAARTLRDELNAALAQA, encoded by the coding sequence ATGACTTTCGCCCAGGCCGTGACCGACCGCACCCGCCGCCTCCAGACCCGGCTCTGCGTGGGCCTCGATCCCCGCCTCTCCGAGTACCGGGACCTGGACGCGCTGCGCAGCCATACCCTCGACGTGCTGGAGGCCACCGCGCCCTTCGCCGCGTGCGTCAAGCCGCAGCTCGCCTTTTTCGAGGCGCTGGGACTGCCGGGCTTCACGCTGCTCGAGGAGGTCTGTGCCCAGGCGCGCACGCTGGGGCTGCCGGTGCTGCTGGACGGCAAGCGCGGCGACATCGGCACGACGGCCGCCGCCTACGCCCAGGGCTGGCTCGCGGGAGCGCACGCCGGAGACGCCCTGACGGTCAATCCCTTCCTGGGCTTCGCCACCCTGACGCCCTTCGTGGAGGCCGCGCGGGCGAATGCGGGAGCCGTCTTCGTGCTGGTCAAGACGAGCAATCCGGGCCAGGACGACCTCCAGGGCGAGGGAATCAGCGAGCGGGTGGCCGCCGAGATCGCCCGCCTGAACGCGCAGGAAGCCGGGGACGGGTACGCCAGCGTGGGCGCGGTGGTGGGGGCGACGCATCCCGGCGACCTCGCCCGGTTCCGCGCCGCGATGCCCCGCGCACTGCTGCTGCTGCCGGGTCTGGGAGCACAGGGCGCGCGGGCGGCCGATCTGGCCCCCGCCTTCCATTCGGACGGCACCGGGGCGCTGGCGAGCGCCAGCCGCGCCGTGCAGTACGCCGCCGGTCTGGATGTGGTCGCCGGACGGGAGGCGGCGCGTACACTGCGCGACGAGCTGAACGCGGCGCTGGCACAGGCCTGA
- a CDS encoding 3-keto-5-aminohexanoate cleavage protein translates to MLQACLNGPRTPADHPAVPLRPAELAAQALAAVRAGAQALHLHPRSAGGRESLSADDVASALRAVRAACPGVPAGISSGFWILPDVEGQLAAARAWLALPPQARPDYVSVNVHEPHARALADLLLGGRIGVEAGVWTPEAAAQLRGWPGTDRLTRILAELPDGPEEAALSQADALLAALRGVAPGVPRLLHGLDRSAWPLVRRAAERGLATRAGLEDMLTLPDGRPAQDNAAIVEAARAVLASRR, encoded by the coding sequence ATGCTTCAGGCCTGTCTGAACGGTCCACGGACGCCCGCAGACCACCCGGCGGTGCCCCTGCGGCCCGCCGAACTGGCGGCGCAGGCCCTCGCGGCTGTGCGGGCGGGCGCGCAGGCCCTGCACCTGCACCCCCGCAGCGCCGGGGGCCGGGAGAGCCTCTCGGCCGACGACGTGGCGTCGGCGCTGCGGGCCGTACGCGCGGCGTGCCCGGGGGTGCCGGCCGGCATCTCCAGCGGTTTCTGGATTCTGCCGGACGTGGAGGGCCAGCTCGCGGCGGCGCGCGCCTGGCTGGCGCTGCCCCCGCAGGCGCGGCCCGACTACGTGTCGGTCAATGTCCACGAGCCGCACGCACGGGCGTTGGCCGACCTGCTGCTCGGCGGCAGGATCGGCGTCGAGGCGGGCGTGTGGACACCGGAAGCGGCGGCGCAGTTGCGCGGCTGGCCCGGCACGGACCGCCTGACACGGATTCTCGCCGAGTTGCCCGACGGGCCGGAGGAGGCCGCCCTGTCCCAGGCCGACGCCCTGCTGGCGGCCCTGCGTGGCGTGGCTCCGGGCGTGCCTCGGCTGCTGCACGGGCTGGACCGCAGCGCGTGGCCGCTCGTGCGCCGCGCCGCCGAACGGGGCCTCGCGACCCGCGCCGGGCTGGAGGACATGCTGACCCTGCCTGACGGCCGGCCCGCCCAGGACAACGCCGCCATCGTGGAGGCGGCGCGCGCCGTGTTAGCCTCGCGCCGATGA